The following coding sequences lie in one Prevotella sp. oral taxon 299 str. F0039 genomic window:
- a CDS encoding TonB-dependent receptor has protein sequence MLNSILLLANLIGAGIPNEMDTTVFRTVGLNEVTIVELKKSKENLATNSVSVVDSGFIKHHELQSLTELTAVVPNFYMPEYGSKQNTPVYIRGVGAKTKGSAVGFYVDGIPHFENSSFDVDMSNVASVMVFRGPQGTLYGRNAIGGIIDVSTISPLVYQGTQFKLGYGSHNDALFQFSHYDKLGSKVGYSVAGGYHYNDGFHRNIFTNQYADQLKDAYGRVGLMWLLNNKWFLRVNSMLDYSNQGGYPYGKYNRLTGETEAVNYNRYSSYRRLLSTSGLNIRYAGENVSFSSQTAFQYIRDRQGIDQDFTANDTYFVKNRLMQTMLSQEFILKSNNNSRYQWLWGAFAMTQHINNTVETQYITKDNAFPTNYRIPVNALALYHQSIIKLFSGFSFIAGLRWDYEHSTLNYLRETYQLSTNGARKEVKNVNSSLHFNQITPKFALQYQDERNNNTYYFSVTRGYKAGGFNQTFQKEEETSYDPEYNWNYELGGKMNILKDKLYAEASLYYIDWRKQQVNQTVPGVGNVIHNAGHSSSKGFELALNSSPLKNLNIAISYGYTYAKFIEYQKSAKLNYSGNMLPMVPRNTLSCSASYTLYPSRTPFIDKIVLTAGLTGLGKIYWAEDNEVAQNFYALLNAKISITSGIFTWECWGKNITDTHYNVYCFKSSADYAQVGKPAYFGTSLLVKF, from the coding sequence ATGCTTAATTCCATTTTATTATTAGCAAATCTCATTGGGGCAGGCATCCCTAATGAAATGGATACAACTGTTTTTAGGACTGTTGGACTTAACGAAGTTACTATCGTTGAATTAAAAAAGAGTAAAGAGAATCTCGCAACTAATTCTGTTTCAGTTGTTGATAGTGGCTTTATCAAGCATCATGAATTACAAAGTCTTACAGAGTTAACAGCTGTTGTTCCTAACTTCTACATGCCCGAATATGGCTCAAAGCAAAACACTCCAGTTTATATTCGTGGTGTTGGAGCTAAGACAAAGGGCTCTGCTGTAGGCTTTTATGTTGATGGAATACCTCATTTTGAGAACTCTTCATTCGATGTAGACATGTCTAATGTGGCTTCTGTAATGGTATTTCGTGGTCCACAAGGTACCCTTTATGGACGTAATGCTATAGGAGGAATTATCGATGTCAGTACAATTTCTCCTTTAGTATATCAAGGAACACAGTTCAAATTGGGTTATGGTAGTCATAATGACGCTTTATTTCAGTTCTCACACTATGACAAGTTAGGCTCTAAAGTGGGCTATTCTGTGGCAGGAGGATATCATTATAACGATGGCTTTCATCGCAATATATTCACCAATCAATATGCCGATCAGTTGAAAGATGCTTATGGACGTGTGGGGTTGATGTGGCTATTGAATAATAAATGGTTTCTTCGTGTTAATTCAATGCTCGACTATTCTAATCAAGGAGGATATCCTTATGGCAAATATAACCGTCTAACTGGTGAAACTGAAGCTGTTAATTACAATCGATATAGCAGCTATCGTCGTCTACTTTCAACCTCAGGACTCAACATTCGCTATGCGGGTGAGAACGTAAGTTTTAGTAGTCAGACAGCATTCCAATATATACGAGATCGACAAGGCATTGACCAAGACTTTACAGCAAACGATACATACTTTGTAAAGAACCGCTTAATGCAAACCATGTTGAGCCAAGAATTCATCTTAAAGTCGAATAATAACTCACGATACCAATGGCTTTGGGGTGCTTTTGCAATGACTCAGCATATCAATAATACGGTAGAAACACAATATATCACTAAAGATAATGCCTTTCCAACGAACTATCGAATTCCAGTTAATGCACTTGCATTGTATCACCAATCAATAATTAAATTGTTTTCGGGCTTTAGTTTCATTGCAGGGTTGCGTTGGGATTATGAACATTCGACCCTTAATTACTTGAGAGAGACCTACCAATTAAGTACAAATGGGGCACGTAAAGAGGTGAAGAACGTTAATAGTTCATTGCATTTTAATCAAATAACGCCTAAATTTGCCTTGCAATATCAAGACGAACGCAATAATAATACCTATTATTTCTCTGTAACTAGAGGCTATAAGGCAGGTGGTTTCAATCAAACTTTCCAAAAAGAAGAAGAGACAAGCTATGATCCTGAATACAATTGGAACTACGAATTGGGCGGAAAAATGAATATATTGAAAGATAAACTCTATGCAGAAGCGTCACTTTATTATATCGACTGGCGTAAACAACAAGTGAATCAAACTGTTCCAGGCGTTGGAAATGTCATTCATAATGCAGGACATTCGAGCAGTAAAGGATTTGAATTGGCTTTGAATAGCTCGCCTTTGAAGAACTTAAACATTGCTATTTCGTATGGATATACCTATGCAAAGTTCATAGAATATCAGAAATCGGCAAAATTAAACTATTCGGGTAATATGCTTCCAATGGTTCCTCGCAACACATTGTCATGCTCGGCAAGTTACACTTTATATCCTTCTCGCACCCCATTTATCGACAAAATCGTGTTAACTGCAGGTTTAACAGGACTCGGAAAGATATATTGGGCAGAGGATAATGAGGTTGCTCAGAACTTTTATGCATTGCTAAACGCTAAGATAAGCATAACAAGTGGAATATTTACATGGGAATGTTGGGGTAAAAATATTACCGATACGCATTATAATGTATATTGTTTCAAGTCGTCTGCAGACTATGCTCAAGTTGGAAAACCAGCTTATTTTGGTACTTCTTTGCTTGTTAAATTCTAA
- a CDS encoding MFS transporter, whose product MNSNHTEYINRHQGNVFTLCTFFCLYIAQAVPSSFLSTALQVLMRENNFSLTTIGLLQLVKLPWIIKFLWAPMVDRRCVTVNDYKRTIIVSELIYAALLLTIGFLHVSTDIYFIIFLVVLSLVTSGTQDVATDALAVLTFKKSDKSMVNSMQSMGSFGGALLGGGVLLMALHRYGWQTVLPFLSIFVLIALLPLLFNKNLTISEKAQETKAKKVDFLWFFTQKGIWKQIIFLVIYYAGIFGTLSLLRSFLVDHGYNMKEIGLISGVLGTGVAFFASWGAGFFVRKYGVFKARIAFACVILITTLYFFLMLSDTITTLRVCIGVALLWATYGMCTIVVYVSSMERVRPGREGTDFTIQTVITHLSGMMMAVVSGAIAQHYGYRLFFAFEIAIALASLVYILLVFKQKETNNERTSN is encoded by the coding sequence ATGAATTCAAACCACACAGAATATATCAATCGGCATCAAGGGAACGTCTTTACGCTTTGTACTTTCTTTTGTTTGTACATTGCACAAGCCGTTCCCTCGAGCTTTCTTTCAACGGCATTACAAGTGTTAATGCGTGAGAATAACTTCTCATTAACCACTATTGGACTCTTACAATTAGTGAAACTGCCTTGGATTATCAAGTTTCTTTGGGCGCCAATGGTCGACAGACGATGTGTAACAGTAAACGATTATAAGCGCACCATCATTGTTTCTGAGTTGATATATGCTGCACTTTTACTTACAATAGGCTTCTTGCACGTTTCAACCGATATTTATTTTATCATTTTTTTAGTAGTGCTTTCACTTGTAACATCAGGCACTCAAGACGTTGCTACCGATGCTTTAGCAGTGCTAACTTTCAAGAAAAGCGATAAAAGTATGGTGAATAGCATGCAATCTATGGGTAGTTTTGGAGGAGCATTGCTAGGAGGTGGAGTGCTATTAATGGCTCTACATCGCTATGGTTGGCAAACCGTTTTACCCTTTTTATCCATCTTTGTGCTTATCGCCTTATTGCCATTGCTTTTCAATAAGAATCTTACTATCAGTGAGAAAGCCCAAGAAACAAAGGCAAAGAAAGTCGATTTTCTTTGGTTTTTCACCCAGAAAGGCATTTGGAAGCAAATCATTTTCCTTGTAATATACTATGCTGGAATCTTCGGTACCTTATCTCTTTTGCGCTCATTCCTTGTAGACCATGGCTATAATATGAAGGAAATAGGCTTGATTAGTGGTGTATTAGGAACTGGAGTAGCCTTTTTTGCATCGTGGGGAGCAGGCTTTTTTGTGCGAAAATATGGAGTTTTCAAAGCCAGAATCGCCTTTGCGTGCGTTATTCTCATCACCACCCTCTACTTTTTCTTAATGCTTTCCGACACCATCACAACGCTTCGGGTTTGCATTGGTGTTGCTCTTTTGTGGGCAACTTACGGCATGTGCACCATAGTAGTGTATGTTTCGTCGATGGAAAGGGTACGACCTGGTAGAGAAGGAACCGACTTTACCATTCAAACAGTTATCACACACCTTAGCGGAATGATGATGGCTGTGGTCTCAGGAGCCATTGCTCAGCACTATGGTTACCGCCTTTTCTTTGCCTTTGAGATAGCAATTGCGCTAGCATCTCTTGTTTATATTCTCTTAGTTTTCAAGCAGAAGGAAACCAATAATGAACGAACAAGTAATTAA
- the hemN gene encoding oxygen-independent coproporphyrinogen III oxidase has protein sequence MNEQVIKKYNIPVPRYTSYPPANYFKELNDTDYLSAVDASNDANRNHVSFYLHIPYCNHLCHYCGCNSYAMAKGQQVDKYVEALHREIDIVAAHIDKANRRISQIHYGGGSPTSLPIHYVKELNEHMLSLMPTIEKPEIAIECHPGYLNESDWNALCECGFTRYSLGIQDFNNDVLKAVNRLPSLLPVSEILSILRAHQATINMDFLFGLPLQTPESFEKTMQMAVEMQPDRLVTFSYGHVPWVHKRQLILEKLGLPTADVKQDMMNRAINVLHSAGYRSIGMDHFVKPNDELSVALDSKQLHRNFQGYCTLRTTGQVYAFGVTGISQLGNAYAQNGRNISKYIDSILNDNNLDIERGYILSSQEQVVREVIETMMCNNEIEWNKLSKELNLSVESIQATLNYDVLKLQEMANDGLITMTEQGISMTTSGSPFVRNVVALLDPLMKNNNKQYSKPI, from the coding sequence ATGAACGAACAAGTAATTAAAAAATATAATATTCCCGTTCCAAGATACACGAGTTATCCGCCAGCAAACTACTTTAAAGAGCTCAACGACACCGACTATCTCTCGGCAGTAGATGCTTCTAACGATGCAAATAGAAACCATGTGTCTTTTTATTTGCATATTCCTTATTGCAATCATCTATGCCATTATTGCGGATGTAACTCGTATGCGATGGCAAAAGGACAACAAGTAGATAAGTATGTAGAGGCTTTACATCGTGAAATAGATATCGTTGCGGCTCACATCGACAAAGCCAATAGACGCATATCTCAAATTCATTATGGTGGAGGAAGTCCCACATCACTGCCCATTCACTATGTTAAAGAGTTAAATGAGCACATGTTATCGTTGATGCCCACCATCGAAAAACCCGAGATAGCCATTGAGTGTCATCCAGGATATCTCAATGAAAGCGATTGGAATGCATTGTGCGAATGTGGCTTTACACGTTATAGTTTGGGCATACAAGATTTCAATAACGATGTATTAAAGGCAGTAAACCGACTCCCTTCGCTTCTTCCTGTATCCGAAATACTTTCTATTTTAAGAGCACATCAAGCCACAATCAATATGGATTTCTTGTTTGGTTTGCCCTTACAAACCCCTGAAAGCTTCGAAAAAACAATGCAAATGGCAGTAGAAATGCAGCCCGACCGCCTCGTAACCTTTAGTTATGGACACGTTCCATGGGTACATAAGCGTCAATTAATACTCGAGAAGCTTGGCTTACCCACTGCAGATGTAAAGCAAGATATGATGAACCGTGCTATTAACGTATTGCATTCAGCAGGTTATAGAAGTATTGGTATGGACCATTTTGTAAAGCCTAACGACGAACTAAGTGTAGCATTAGATTCTAAACAGCTACATCGTAACTTCCAAGGTTATTGCACTCTGCGCACAACTGGGCAGGTTTACGCCTTTGGAGTAACGGGAATCAGTCAGCTAGGCAATGCTTATGCGCAAAATGGACGCAATATTTCGAAGTATATTGATTCGATATTAAATGACAACAATTTAGATATTGAACGAGGATATATCCTCTCTTCGCAAGAACAAGTGGTGCGAGAAGTGATCGAAACCATGATGTGTAACAACGAGATAGAGTGGAATAAACTTTCAAAAGAATTGAATTTATCGGTAGAAAGCATACAAGCCACCCTAAACTATGATGTACTTAAATTGCAAGAGATGGCGAACGATGGTTTAATAACCATGACAGAACAGGGCATAAGCATGACAACAAGTGGCTCACCATTCGTTAGAAACGTTGTAGCTTTGCTCGATCCGTTGATGAAAAACAATAACAAACAATATTCAAAGCCTATTTAA
- the hemG gene encoding protoporphyrinogen oxidase: MNIERKEYTKDIVVIGAGITGLTTAYWLKKGGKDVEVLEKEERFGGQIHTFHVDGYLFESGPNTGVLSSPEAVELFNSIAADCQVDIARSSAKRRLVWKKDSFTVLPTSLSTAITTPLFTTYDKLRILGEPFRAKGSDPNESVADMVKRRLGKSYYNYAVDPFIAGIYAGDPTKLITRYALPKLYQLEQNYGSFIRGAIKKAKEKKTERERLATKDVFSPSHGMEQIIKALAKNIGEKNIVLGANNLSVAPQEDGSYSVTYTNSQGNECVVRANKVITTCGAYALPQVLPFVTEKEKQALSNLTYAPVVQVGVGIKYVNNRTLNAFGGLVPTIERQKLLGVLFTSACFDNRAPQNSTTLSFFLGGMKDQDMVNKSDEEIVSLVKDAIHRMLKVPNDIEIEAIKISRHQRAIPQYWANTEERIKAVQAVEQRYKGLIVAGNLRDGIGVADRIKQGTLVAQSILG, encoded by the coding sequence ATGAACATAGAACGAAAAGAATATACGAAAGATATTGTTGTGATTGGGGCTGGCATAACAGGCTTAACCACTGCTTATTGGTTGAAAAAAGGAGGAAAAGACGTTGAGGTGCTTGAGAAAGAAGAGCGTTTTGGCGGTCAAATTCATACCTTTCACGTTGATGGTTACTTGTTCGAAAGCGGACCAAATACAGGTGTTTTATCATCTCCAGAGGCGGTAGAACTGTTCAATAGCATTGCAGCCGATTGCCAAGTGGATATTGCTCGCAGTTCGGCTAAACGCAGATTGGTTTGGAAAAAAGACAGCTTTACAGTCCTTCCCACCTCTCTTTCAACTGCAATAACAACGCCCTTGTTTACAACTTACGACAAGTTGCGTATCTTAGGAGAGCCTTTCAGAGCAAAAGGCAGTGATCCTAACGAGTCAGTAGCCGACATGGTGAAGAGAAGACTGGGCAAATCGTATTATAATTACGCCGTAGATCCATTCATTGCAGGCATCTATGCAGGCGATCCCACAAAGCTCATCACTCGCTATGCCTTACCAAAGCTCTATCAATTAGAGCAAAACTATGGTAGTTTTATACGTGGAGCGATCAAGAAAGCCAAAGAGAAAAAGACTGAAAGAGAGCGTCTTGCCACTAAAGATGTATTTTCTCCCAGTCACGGAATGGAGCAAATTATTAAGGCTTTAGCCAAGAATATTGGTGAAAAAAATATTGTTCTTGGAGCCAATAATCTTAGTGTTGCGCCCCAAGAGGATGGCTCTTATTCAGTGACCTATACCAATTCGCAAGGCAATGAGTGTGTGGTTAGAGCTAATAAGGTCATTACAACTTGTGGAGCTTACGCCCTTCCGCAAGTCCTTCCCTTTGTAACTGAGAAAGAAAAGCAGGCACTTAGTAATTTAACTTATGCGCCAGTGGTTCAGGTGGGCGTTGGAATTAAGTATGTAAACAACCGCACATTGAATGCATTTGGAGGCTTAGTGCCCACTATTGAACGGCAAAAGCTACTCGGAGTGTTGTTTACTTCGGCTTGTTTCGATAACCGTGCGCCCCAAAATAGCACCACGTTGTCGTTTTTCTTGGGTGGAATGAAAGATCAAGATATGGTGAATAAAAGCGATGAAGAGATTGTTTCGCTTGTGAAAGACGCTATTCATCGTATGCTAAAAGTGCCCAATGACATTGAAATAGAGGCGATAAAGATTTCGAGACATCAACGAGCAATACCTCAATATTGGGCAAATACAGAAGAAAGAATAAAGGCTGTGCAAGCTGTTGAACAACGATATAAAGGCTTAATTGTGGCTGGAAACCTTCGAGATGGTATCGGAGTAGCTGACAGAATTAAGCAAGGAACGTTGGTTGCACAAAGTATTTTAGGGTGA
- a CDS encoding bifunctional 3-deoxy-7-phosphoheptulonate synthase/chorismate mutase type II: MSKNTELDILPLPFFNETEHPTLIAGPCSAETLEQVLQTAHELKQMGCRVFRAGVWKPRTKPGGFEGNGCKALPWILEAKRQTDMLTAVEVATPEHVEQALKYEVDILWIGARTTTNPFAVQAIADALEGNKDICLLVKNPINPDIELWIGALERFNRAGIKHLAAVHRGFSSYQSQTYRNLPMWQIPIELRRRIPQLPIICDPSHIGGKRNLIAPLSQQALDLGFDGLMIESHCNPTEAWSDAAQQVTPCQLQDIINGLVLRNNCDITEDIHLLRTQIDELDKQLLHLLAERMGISRQIGKYKKEKKMTVLQTLRYKELLDSRCAQGKAMGLNDEFVTKIFEAVHEESIEQQML, from the coding sequence ATGAGTAAAAACACCGAATTAGATATACTTCCATTACCATTTTTTAATGAAACAGAGCACCCAACTCTTATAGCTGGACCATGTAGTGCAGAAACTTTAGAACAAGTTTTGCAAACTGCTCATGAGCTAAAACAAATGGGTTGCCGTGTGTTTCGTGCAGGAGTGTGGAAGCCCCGCACCAAACCTGGAGGCTTTGAGGGTAATGGTTGCAAAGCACTTCCTTGGATTTTAGAAGCTAAAAGGCAAACAGACATGCTCACAGCAGTAGAAGTTGCCACCCCAGAACATGTGGAACAGGCTTTGAAATACGAGGTCGATATATTGTGGATTGGCGCAAGAACCACCACTAATCCATTCGCAGTGCAAGCCATAGCCGATGCACTGGAAGGCAATAAAGATATTTGTTTGTTGGTGAAAAACCCTATAAATCCCGACATAGAGCTATGGATTGGAGCTTTAGAGCGTTTCAATCGTGCAGGAATAAAGCATTTAGCAGCTGTTCATAGAGGCTTTTCGAGCTATCAAAGTCAAACCTATCGCAACCTGCCTATGTGGCAAATTCCCATCGAGTTGCGTAGAAGAATACCGCAATTGCCCATCATTTGCGACCCAAGTCACATCGGTGGAAAGCGCAATCTCATAGCACCTCTTTCGCAACAAGCCCTCGATTTAGGTTTCGATGGATTGATGATTGAAAGTCATTGCAACCCAACCGAGGCGTGGAGTGATGCTGCTCAGCAGGTTACCCCTTGCCAATTGCAAGATATTATCAATGGTTTGGTGTTGCGAAACAATTGCGACATCACTGAAGATATTCATTTATTGCGCACCCAAATAGACGAACTCGATAAACAATTGTTGCACCTATTGGCAGAACGAATGGGCATTTCGAGGCAGATTGGTAAGTATAAGAAAGAGAAGAAGATGACTGTTTTACAGACACTTCGATATAAAGAACTGCTCGATAGCAGATGTGCTCAAGGCAAAGCGATGGGGCTTAACGATGAGTTTGTTACCAAAATATTCGAAGCTGTGCACGAAGAAAGTATCGAACAGCAAATGTTATAG
- the ruvA gene encoding Holliday junction branch migration protein RuvA yields the protein MIEYIKGDLAEITPALAVIETAGVGYALNISLTTYSAIQGKEEVKLYVHEALVTGGRDDSYTLYGFATKQERELYRLLITVSGVGANTARMILSSISPAELCNVIASGDERMLKSVKGIGLKTAQRIIVDLKDKILSSGIATEFKVGNDSNATIDSAVKDEAVGALTMLGFSPAPSAKVVSEILKNEPTLPVEQVVKLALKQIK from the coding sequence ATGATCGAATATATCAAAGGAGATTTAGCAGAGATTACACCCGCTTTAGCCGTTATTGAGACTGCAGGTGTGGGCTATGCTTTAAATATTTCGTTAACAACATATAGCGCAATACAAGGTAAAGAAGAAGTAAAACTTTATGTTCACGAGGCTTTAGTTACAGGGGGTAGAGACGATTCTTACACCCTTTATGGCTTTGCAACAAAGCAAGAACGAGAGCTTTATCGTCTTCTTATCACCGTTTCGGGCGTTGGTGCCAATACTGCTCGCATGATTTTGTCGTCTATCTCGCCTGCCGAATTGTGCAACGTGATAGCTAGTGGCGACGAAAGAATGTTGAAAAGCGTGAAAGGTATTGGCTTAAAAACAGCGCAGCGCATTATTGTTGACTTGAAAGATAAGATATTATCGAGCGGTATTGCTACCGAGTTTAAGGTAGGAAACGACTCGAATGCAACCATAGATTCAGCCGTGAAAGACGAAGCTGTGGGTGCTTTAACGATGTTAGGATTCTCTCCTGCACCTTCAGCTAAAGTGGTTTCAGAGATATTAAAGAACGAACCTACATTGCCAGTAGAGCAAGTTGTTAAGCTAGCTCTTAAACAAATTAAATGA